The Neovison vison isolate M4711 chromosome 13, ASM_NN_V1, whole genome shotgun sequence genome includes a region encoding these proteins:
- the RCCD1 gene encoding RCC1 domain-containing protein 1 isoform X2 — MAEERRGSWFGFGFCGFGQALGSGRGRQVHSPEPLATPGPGADVCRVSASWSYTAVVTRGGQLQLSGAADGAAGGCRDAWASEALLVVLRAGPADGPGPELQAWAPGSALRGEPLWTHTLVPEAGREDAAGGEPQARALPLLPGARAYVSPRPPFYRPLAPELRARRLELGGEHALLLDEAGQVFSWGQGRHGQLGHGTLEAAREPRLLEALQGLPMAEVAAGGWHSVCVSETGDIYVWGWNESGQLALPTRSLAEDGKTVAREAGRPNEGDSDMRTVGSEDGAPAPFIAIQPFPALLDLPRGAEAAQASCGSRHTAVVTRTGELYTWGWGKYGQLGHQDTTSLDRPRRVEYFVDKRLQVRAVSCGLWNTYVYAVEKEESGPPQPRA; from the exons ATGGCCGAGGAGCGCCGGGGGTCCTGGTTCGGCTTCGGTTTCTGCGGCTTCGGGCAGGCGCTGGGCTCGGGGCGCGGGCGGCAGGTGCACAGCCCCGAGCCGCTGGCGACACCGGGCCCGGGCGCCGACGTCTGCCGCGTGAGCGCCAGCTGGAGCTACACCGCCGTCGTGACCC GTGGAGGCCAACTGCAGCTTTCGGGCGCGGCCGACGGCGCGGCGGGCGGCTGCAGGGACGCGTGGGCCTCGGAGGCGCTCCTCGTGGTGCTGCGCGCCGGGCCGGCAGACGGGCCCGGGCCGGAGCTGCAGGCCTGGGCGCCGGGTTCGGCGCTGCGCGGGGAGCCCCTGTGGACCCACACCCTGGTGCCGGAGGCCGGGCGGGAAGACGCCGCGGGCGGGGAGCCCCAGGCCCGGGCGCTGCCCCTGCTGCCCGGCGCGCGCGCCTACGTGAGTCCGCGGCCGCCCTTCTACCGGCCTCTGGCCCCGGAGCTGCGGGCGCGCCGGCTGGAGCTGGGCGGCGAGCACGCCTTGCTGCTGGACGAGGCGGGCCAGGTGTTCTCCTGGGGCCAGGGCAG GCACGGACAGCTGGGCCACGGGACTCTGGAGGCCGCGCGGGAGCCGAGGCTGCTGGAGGCGCTGCAGGGCCTTCCCATGGCTGAGGTGGCCGCGGGTGGCTGGCACTCCGTGTGTGTGAGCG aGACGGGGGATATTTATGTCTGGGGCTGGAATGAATCCGGGCAGCTGGCCCTGCCCACCAGGAGCCTGGCAGAGGATGGAAAGACCGTTGCCAGGGAAG CCGGCAGGCCGAACGAAGGTGACTCCGACATGAGAACGGTGGGGAGTGAGGACGGAGCCCCGGCCCCCTTCATAGCCATCCAGCCCTTCCCCGCTTTACTGGATCTGCCCCGGGGCGCGGAGGCAGCCCAGGCCAGCTGTGGCTCCCGGCACACGGCGGTGGTGACAA GAACTGGGGAGCTCTACACCTGGGGCTGGG GTAAATATGGACAGCTTGGCCACCAGGACACGACCAGCTTGGATCGGCCCCGCCGTGTGGAATATTTTGTAGATAAGCGACTGCAAGTCAGGGCCGTGAGCTGTGGGCTCTGGAACACCTACGTGTACgctgtggagaaagaggagagcGGACCGCCGCAGCCGCGGGCGTGA
- the RCCD1 gene encoding RCC1 domain-containing protein 1 isoform X1, whose translation MAEERRGSWFGFGFCGFGQALGSGRGRQVHSPEPLATPGPGADVCRVSASWSYTAVVTRERPSPPHFRPRPGGVVRPPPSQPSAPAGGGQLQLSGAADGAAGGCRDAWASEALLVVLRAGPADGPGPELQAWAPGSALRGEPLWTHTLVPEAGREDAAGGEPQARALPLLPGARAYVSPRPPFYRPLAPELRARRLELGGEHALLLDEAGQVFSWGQGRHGQLGHGTLEAAREPRLLEALQGLPMAEVAAGGWHSVCVSETGDIYVWGWNESGQLALPTRSLAEDGKTVAREAGRPNEGDSDMRTVGSEDGAPAPFIAIQPFPALLDLPRGAEAAQASCGSRHTAVVTRTGELYTWGWGKYGQLGHQDTTSLDRPRRVEYFVDKRLQVRAVSCGLWNTYVYAVEKEESGPPQPRA comes from the exons ATGGCCGAGGAGCGCCGGGGGTCCTGGTTCGGCTTCGGTTTCTGCGGCTTCGGGCAGGCGCTGGGCTCGGGGCGCGGGCGGCAGGTGCACAGCCCCGAGCCGCTGGCGACACCGGGCCCGGGCGCCGACGTCTGCCGCGTGAGCGCCAGCTGGAGCTACACCGCCGTCGTGACCCGTGAGCGCCCCTCTCCGCCCCACTTCCGCCCTCGCCCCGGGGGCGTGGTCCGGCCGCCCCCCAGCCAGCCCTCCGCTCCCGCAGGTGGAGGCCAACTGCAGCTTTCGGGCGCGGCCGACGGCGCGGCGGGCGGCTGCAGGGACGCGTGGGCCTCGGAGGCGCTCCTCGTGGTGCTGCGCGCCGGGCCGGCAGACGGGCCCGGGCCGGAGCTGCAGGCCTGGGCGCCGGGTTCGGCGCTGCGCGGGGAGCCCCTGTGGACCCACACCCTGGTGCCGGAGGCCGGGCGGGAAGACGCCGCGGGCGGGGAGCCCCAGGCCCGGGCGCTGCCCCTGCTGCCCGGCGCGCGCGCCTACGTGAGTCCGCGGCCGCCCTTCTACCGGCCTCTGGCCCCGGAGCTGCGGGCGCGCCGGCTGGAGCTGGGCGGCGAGCACGCCTTGCTGCTGGACGAGGCGGGCCAGGTGTTCTCCTGGGGCCAGGGCAG GCACGGACAGCTGGGCCACGGGACTCTGGAGGCCGCGCGGGAGCCGAGGCTGCTGGAGGCGCTGCAGGGCCTTCCCATGGCTGAGGTGGCCGCGGGTGGCTGGCACTCCGTGTGTGTGAGCG aGACGGGGGATATTTATGTCTGGGGCTGGAATGAATCCGGGCAGCTGGCCCTGCCCACCAGGAGCCTGGCAGAGGATGGAAAGACCGTTGCCAGGGAAG CCGGCAGGCCGAACGAAGGTGACTCCGACATGAGAACGGTGGGGAGTGAGGACGGAGCCCCGGCCCCCTTCATAGCCATCCAGCCCTTCCCCGCTTTACTGGATCTGCCCCGGGGCGCGGAGGCAGCCCAGGCCAGCTGTGGCTCCCGGCACACGGCGGTGGTGACAA GAACTGGGGAGCTCTACACCTGGGGCTGGG GTAAATATGGACAGCTTGGCCACCAGGACACGACCAGCTTGGATCGGCCCCGCCGTGTGGAATATTTTGTAGATAAGCGACTGCAAGTCAGGGCCGTGAGCTGTGGGCTCTGGAACACCTACGTGTACgctgtggagaaagaggagagcGGACCGCCGCAGCCGCGGGCGTGA